In bacterium, one DNA window encodes the following:
- a CDS encoding PilZ domain-containing protein, with protein sequence MERSSEKRREPRRAKVKANVWIRETAEENAPLVAGKVRDLSYGGLCFTGRRKFGKNSLVYMLLETGYGLVRASGRVAYVQEEAGSEGMVETGVAFFDFGLYARDAISKIISKNIH encoded by the coding sequence ATGGAACGAAGCAGTGAAAAAAGACGTGAACCGCGCCGCGCAAAGGTGAAGGCCAACGTGTGGATCCGCGAAACCGCCGAGGAGAACGCTCCCCTCGTGGCCGGAAAGGTGCGCGATCTGAGCTACGGCGGCCTTTGCTTCACCGGCAGGCGAAAGTTCGGCAAAAACTCCCTCGTATACATGCTTCTCGAAACCGGTTACGGCCTCGTGAGGGCCTCCGGGCGCGTCGCCTACGTCCAGGAAGAAGCGGGCTCGGAGGGCATGGTGGAGACCGGGGTCGCTTTCTTCGATTTCGGCCTGTACGCCCGCGACGCCATCTCAAAAATTATCTCAAAAAATATCCATTAA
- the ligA gene encoding NAD-dependent DNA ligase LigA, translating to MRAEALKAEINRHNYLYHVLDAPEISDARFDELFLELQRLEEKYPSLRTPDSPTLRVGAPPLAEFVQALHPSPMLGLENAMSLEELADFDQRIKKFLGMEEDLVYSCEPKFDGLAVELTYEGATFVRGSTRGDGVTGEEVTANLRTVRSIPLRLSGNPPPLVDVRGEVVMLTEDFRSLNAMQEDRGLPPFANPRNAAAGSVRQLDSKITAERKLSFFAYGIGRLEGETPSTQEEAMDIISSWGFRISENRKTVKGIEAVAEFCNSIERLREKLPFEIDGCVIKVNDLALQTRLGEKSRSPRWAIAYKFKPVQAVTRILDIVPSVGRTGAITPVAHLMPVQVGGVVVSRATLHNMDEIERKGVLIGDTVVLQRAGDVIPEVVRPLTEKRDGSERPFVMPKACPECGSHVVRPEGEVVYRCEGLDCPAQIKGRLRNFVSRRAMDIDGFGVKLIEQLVEQKIVRDVADIFKLDKETLASLERMGQKSAENLVNAIEEAKGRDLARFLNALGIRHVGEATAHALATRLGTLEAIIGATKESLLDIEEIGPEVASSIVEFFSDEKNVASIRKMQSLGVNPAPLSYGGEASPLAGMTFVLTGSLARMTREEAKESLKRLGAKVSSSVSSKTSYVVVGEDPGSKAKAARELGVPILSEEEFASLLAGAKKPAPVAFAGSGAANAGKPPAQGSLF from the coding sequence CTGCGCGCAGAAGCTCTCAAAGCGGAGATAAACCGCCACAATTACCTCTATCACGTCCTCGACGCACCGGAGATCTCCGACGCCCGGTTCGACGAGCTCTTCCTCGAACTCCAGCGCCTCGAAGAGAAATATCCCTCTCTGCGCACTCCCGATTCACCCACCCTGCGCGTAGGCGCGCCCCCCCTGGCCGAATTTGTGCAGGCACTCCACCCCTCGCCCATGCTCGGCCTGGAAAACGCGATGTCGCTGGAGGAACTCGCCGATTTCGACCAGAGGATCAAGAAATTCCTCGGCATGGAGGAGGATCTGGTCTACTCCTGCGAGCCGAAGTTCGACGGACTCGCGGTCGAGCTGACCTACGAGGGCGCGACTTTCGTCCGGGGCTCGACGCGCGGCGACGGCGTCACCGGCGAGGAGGTCACGGCGAACCTCCGCACCGTGCGCTCGATACCGCTCAGACTCAGCGGAAACCCTCCGCCTCTCGTGGACGTGCGGGGAGAGGTGGTGATGCTCACGGAGGATTTTCGGAGCCTCAACGCCATGCAGGAAGACCGGGGCCTTCCCCCCTTCGCCAACCCCCGCAACGCCGCCGCCGGTTCGGTGCGCCAGCTCGACAGCAAGATCACCGCCGAGCGTAAGCTCTCTTTCTTCGCCTACGGTATCGGCCGCCTCGAAGGGGAGACCCCTTCCACGCAGGAGGAGGCGATGGATATCATCTCCTCCTGGGGGTTCAGGATAAGCGAGAACCGCAAGACCGTCAAAGGCATAGAGGCAGTGGCGGAATTCTGTAACAGCATCGAAAGGCTGCGCGAAAAACTCCCCTTCGAGATTGACGGCTGCGTAATAAAGGTCAACGACCTCGCGCTGCAAACCCGCCTCGGCGAGAAGTCCCGCTCCCCCCGCTGGGCTATAGCCTACAAGTTCAAGCCCGTGCAGGCGGTGACCCGCATACTCGACATAGTCCCCAGCGTGGGAAGGACCGGGGCGATAACCCCCGTCGCGCACCTTATGCCGGTGCAGGTCGGCGGGGTGGTGGTCAGCCGCGCGACCCTTCACAACATGGACGAGATCGAGCGCAAGGGGGTGCTGATAGGAGACACCGTCGTCCTCCAGCGCGCGGGAGACGTGATTCCCGAGGTAGTCCGCCCGCTCACCGAAAAGCGCGACGGCTCCGAGCGCCCCTTCGTGATGCCGAAAGCCTGCCCCGAATGCGGCTCCCACGTGGTGAGGCCCGAGGGCGAGGTTGTCTACCGCTGCGAGGGGCTGGACTGCCCGGCGCAGATAAAGGGGCGGCTGCGCAATTTCGTCTCGCGCAGGGCTATGGACATCGACGGCTTCGGGGTAAAGCTGATCGAGCAGCTCGTGGAGCAAAAGATCGTCCGCGACGTGGCGGACATCTTCAAGCTCGACAAAGAGACTCTCGCCTCCCTCGAAAGAATGGGGCAAAAGAGCGCGGAGAACCTCGTAAACGCCATCGAGGAGGCCAAGGGGCGCGACCTCGCGCGCTTTTTGAACGCGCTGGGCATCCGCCACGTCGGCGAGGCCACCGCCCACGCCCTCGCAACCCGCCTCGGGACTCTCGAAGCCATTATAGGCGCTACGAAGGAAAGCCTTCTCGACATAGAGGAGATCGGCCCGGAGGTGGCCTCCTCGATAGTCGAGTTCTTCTCCGACGAAAAGAACGTAGCCTCTATCCGCAAGATGCAGTCTCTCGGGGTGAACCCCGCCCCCCTCTCCTACGGCGGCGAAGCCTCGCCCCTGGCGGGAATGACCTTCGTGCTGACCGGCTCCCTCGCAAGGATGACCCGCGAGGAGGCGAAGGAGAGCCTGAAAAGGCTGGGGGCAAAGGTATCCTCTTCGGTCTCCTCGAAGACCTCCTACGTGG